The following are encoded in a window of Scleropages formosus chromosome 7, fSclFor1.1, whole genome shotgun sequence genomic DNA:
- the LOC108929047 gene encoding cAMP-regulated phosphoprotein 19-like, whose protein sequence is MSDGTQGNKTVENASAEEQREMQDKVISPEKAEEAKLKARYPHLGTKPGGSDFLRKRLQKGQKYFDSGDYNMAKAKMKNKQLPLAAAEKTEITGDHIPTPQDLPQRKTSLVTSKLAG, encoded by the exons ATGTCTGACGGAACCCAGGGGAACAAAACTGTCGAGAACGCGTCGGCCGAAGAGCAGCGG GAAATGCAGGATAAGGTGATCAGTCCAGAGAAGGCAGAGGAAGCCAAGCTGAAGGCGCGCTACCCCCACCTCGGGACCAAGCCTGGGGGCTCTGATTTCCTCAGGAAACGACTCCAAAAGGGG CAAAAGTACTTTGACTCAGGTGACTACAACATGGCAAAGGCCAAGATGAAAAACAAGCAGCTGCCACTGGCAGCTGCAGAGAAGACTGAGATCACTGGAGACCACATCCCTACACCTCAGGACCTGCCCCAGAGAAAAACCTCTCTGGTGACCAGCAAGCTGGCAGGCTGA